A single Streptomyces mirabilis DNA region contains:
- a CDS encoding IS630 family transposase codes for MQRARAALSCAEGVANAVIARTLDVHLDTVRRWRKRFAAEGLAALEDRPRTGRSRRYGPDVHLAIVATVTSARPQTDSQWTHRSIAHRLASTGISASQIGRILAGLDLKPHLVRGWLTRPEDPDFYTKAAEVCSLYLRRPPHSVVLSVDEKTAMQARSRRHPTRPARPGQAERREFEYRRHGTASIVAALDVHTGQVLVEDIARNDSATFIDFLRMLDQSIDSKLTIHLVLDNGSSHVSKATRAWLTAHPRFAVHHTPKHASWLNQVEIFFSILARRLLRRGEFTSPQDLIGQIREFTLAYDDEARPFRWTYDGTPLKAA; via the coding sequence GTGCAGCGGGCCCGGGCCGCGCTGTCCTGTGCGGAGGGCGTCGCGAACGCGGTCATCGCCCGCACCCTCGACGTGCATCTGGACACCGTGCGTCGCTGGCGTAAGCGGTTCGCCGCCGAGGGTCTGGCCGCGCTGGAGGACCGGCCCCGGACTGGCCGCTCCCGCCGCTACGGTCCCGACGTGCACCTGGCCATCGTCGCCACCGTCACCTCCGCCCGGCCCCAGACCGACAGCCAGTGGACTCACCGCTCCATCGCCCATCGCCTGGCCTCCACCGGGATATCAGCGTCCCAGATCGGGCGGATCCTGGCCGGCCTCGATCTCAAGCCGCACCTGGTGCGTGGCTGGCTCACCCGCCCGGAAGATCCGGACTTCTACACCAAGGCCGCCGAAGTCTGCAGCCTTTACCTGCGCCGCCCGCCCCACTCGGTGGTGCTCAGCGTGGATGAGAAGACCGCGATGCAGGCTCGCTCCCGCCGCCATCCCACGCGGCCGGCCCGCCCGGGCCAGGCCGAGCGGCGCGAGTTCGAGTACCGCCGCCACGGCACGGCCTCCATCGTCGCGGCCCTGGACGTGCACACCGGGCAGGTCCTGGTCGAGGACATCGCCCGCAACGACTCGGCCACCTTCATCGACTTCCTGCGGATGCTGGACCAGTCCATCGATTCGAAGCTGACGATCCACCTGGTTCTCGACAACGGGTCGTCCCATGTCTCGAAGGCGACCCGGGCCTGGCTGACCGCGCACCCGAGGTTCGCCGTCCACCACACGCCCAAACACGCCTCGTGGCTCAACCAAGTCGAGATCTTCTTCTCGATCCTGGCCCGCCGACTGCTGCGGCGCGGCGAGTTCACCTCACCCCAGGACCTCATCGGCCAGATCCGCGAGTTCACCCTCGCCTACGACGACGAGGCCCGCCCGTTCCGCTGGACCTACGACGGAACCCCGCTCAAAGCTGCATGA
- a CDS encoding transposase family protein has protein sequence MARTRVAEVACPGCAVMSKRVHSTYGRCLADTPVGDRPVLIELTVRRLYCENVRCSRRTFAEQVEGLTVRYGRRTPAARRVLEAVAVALAGRAGSRLAAVLHAPVSRTTLEPVNWAATQTGWATGPVRAQRRPWRRSARLRGGSGRAASARSSCSRTRRS, from the coding sequence ATGGCGAGAACTCGGGTGGCTGAGGTCGCCTGCCCCGGATGTGCGGTGATGTCCAAGCGGGTGCACAGTACCTATGGAAGGTGCCTTGCCGACACGCCGGTTGGAGATCGACCGGTGCTGATCGAGTTGACCGTGCGGCGTCTGTACTGCGAGAACGTTCGTTGTTCGCGGCGTACGTTTGCCGAGCAGGTCGAGGGGCTGACCGTTCGCTATGGCCGTCGTACGCCTGCCGCCCGGCGAGTTCTGGAGGCTGTCGCCGTCGCGCTCGCCGGCCGGGCCGGGAGCCGTCTTGCTGCTGTTCTGCACGCTCCGGTGAGCCGGACGACGCTCGAGCCGGTCAACTGGGCGGCGACGCAGACGGGTTGGGCAACCGGCCCGGTTCGCGCTCAGCGGCGTCCGTGGCGGCGCTCGGCCCGGTTGCGGGGCGGGAGCGGTCGGGCGGCCTCGGCCCGCTCCTCCTGCTCGCGCACCCGGCGCTCGTAG